A DNA window from Janibacter sp. A1S7 contains the following coding sequences:
- a CDS encoding phage holin family protein: MSNDSATSNSAERAANRVVGHPAPGETERTVGQLVADASHDLSALIRNEIQLAKTEVSRGISFGGKGAALLGVAAFLGLLGLIFLFHTLAQVVAVWLPVWAGYLIITLVLFLIAAGLGLLGIKAVKKAKANAVPQKAIRNAQESITAIKPGR, translated from the coding sequence ATGAGCAACGACAGCGCCACCAGCAACTCCGCCGAACGCGCCGCCAACCGCGTCGTCGGCCACCCGGCACCTGGTGAGACGGAGCGGACCGTCGGCCAGCTCGTCGCCGATGCCTCCCACGACCTTTCGGCGCTGATCCGGAACGAGATCCAACTCGCCAAGACGGAGGTCTCCCGGGGGATCTCCTTCGGCGGAAAGGGCGCGGCACTCCTCGGGGTCGCAGCGTTCCTCGGGCTGCTCGGACTGATCTTCCTCTTCCACACTCTCGCTCAGGTCGTCGCCGTGTGGCTGCCCGTGTGGGCCGGGTACCTGATCATCACGCTTGTCCTCTTCCTCATCGCGGCCGGGCTCGGCCTCCTCGGCATCAAGGCGGTCAAGAAGGCGAAGGCCAACGCGGTGCCGCAAAAGGCCATCCGCAACGCCCAGGAGTCCATCACCGCCATCAAGCCGGGGCGCTGA
- a CDS encoding NUDIX hydrolase, whose protein sequence is MSQVESSPPGWLVRCEANLHADLPDWFTRFEPPENPLRRSAVLILFGPGEKGPRVVLTERSETLRSHASQVSFPGGKLDAGETPVQAALRETWEEVGVEPSAVEIMGVFPELWLGPSSNAVTPVLGWVRESHPLRVIDRGEVASVEWVPVADLVDPANRFTVKGPSGYVGPGFDVADLFVWGFTAQLLTVVLEAAGMARPWDETVRRRLPWRFVRQYLAVRAGRYRADR, encoded by the coding sequence ATGAGCCAGGTCGAGTCGTCACCCCCCGGGTGGTTGGTGCGGTGCGAGGCGAACCTCCACGCAGACCTGCCGGACTGGTTCACCCGATTCGAGCCGCCGGAGAACCCGCTGCGCCGCTCCGCCGTCCTCATCCTCTTCGGCCCCGGCGAGAAGGGGCCCCGCGTCGTGCTCACGGAGCGGTCGGAGACCCTGCGCAGCCATGCCAGCCAGGTCTCCTTCCCGGGCGGCAAGCTGGACGCGGGTGAGACCCCGGTCCAGGCCGCCTTGCGGGAGACCTGGGAGGAGGTCGGGGTCGAGCCCTCCGCTGTCGAGATCATGGGCGTCTTCCCCGAACTGTGGCTGGGCCCGAGCAGCAACGCGGTCACTCCGGTGCTGGGCTGGGTGCGCGAGTCGCATCCCCTACGTGTCATCGACCGGGGCGAGGTGGCCAGTGTCGAATGGGTGCCGGTCGCAGACCTCGTCGACCCGGCCAACCGGTTCACGGTCAAGGGCCCCTCGGGGTATGTCGGACCGGGCTTCGACGTCGCGGACCTCTTCGTCTGGGGTTTCACCGCACAACTGCTCACGGTGGTTCTCGAGGCCGCAGGCATGGCACGACCGTGGGACGAGACGGTCCGACGCCGGCTGCCGTGGCGCTTCGTGCGCCAGTACCTCGCCGTCCGGGCCGGACGGTATCGAGCCGACCGTTGA
- the nth gene encoding endonuclease III, translating into MYRTLHEQYPYAHCELDFDNPLQLLVATVLSAQTTDVTVNRVTPALFSRWPGAADLASADRTEMEEVLRPTGFYRAKTNSVLKLGAALVENHDGQVPPRLADLVKLPGVGRKTANVVLGNAFGIPGITVDTHFGRLSRRMGWTDEEDPVKVEHAVGRLIPRTEWTMLSHVVIFHGRRTCHARRPACGACPVARWCPSYGVGETDPEEAAALLRFELAPGAGAKGG; encoded by the coding sequence ATGTATCGCACGCTGCACGAGCAGTACCCGTACGCGCACTGCGAGCTCGACTTCGACAATCCGTTGCAGCTGCTCGTTGCGACCGTGCTCTCGGCGCAGACGACGGATGTCACGGTCAACCGGGTCACGCCAGCCCTGTTCTCCCGCTGGCCCGGTGCGGCCGACCTCGCGTCGGCCGATCGGACGGAGATGGAGGAGGTGCTGCGTCCGACCGGCTTCTACCGGGCCAAGACCAACTCCGTACTCAAGCTCGGTGCGGCCCTCGTGGAGAACCACGACGGTCAGGTGCCCCCGCGGTTGGCGGACCTGGTGAAGCTGCCGGGCGTGGGCCGCAAGACCGCGAACGTGGTCCTGGGCAATGCCTTCGGTATCCCCGGGATCACCGTCGACACGCACTTCGGTCGGTTGTCACGGCGCATGGGCTGGACCGACGAGGAGGACCCTGTCAAGGTCGAGCACGCGGTCGGGCGGCTCATCCCGCGCACGGAGTGGACGATGCTCAGTCACGTCGTGATCTTCCACGGCCGCCGGACCTGCCACGCGCGACGACCGGCGTGCGGCGCCTGCCCCGTAGCCCGGTGGTGTCCTTCGTACGGTGTCGGCGAGACCGACCCGGAGGAGGCGGCGGCGCTCCTGAGGTTCGAGCTGGCACCCGGGGCGGGGGCGAAGGGAGGATGA
- a CDS encoding Crp/Fnr family transcriptional regulator, which translates to MNLDVVRRAPLFATLDDADAAEVMATMTPVRMERGDVLFNEGDQGDRLYVITEGKIKLGRSSTDGRENLLAILGPSEMLGELSLFDPGPRTASATAVAETQLIGLGHEQLVTLLGSHPRIAGTLLAALARRLRRTNENLADLVFTDVPGRVAKALLELSQRFGRPVEEGVMVAHDLTQEELAQLVGASRETVNKALADFAGRGWLRLEARAVLLTDVERLTRRAR; encoded by the coding sequence GTGAACCTCGATGTCGTACGCCGCGCCCCGCTCTTCGCGACTCTTGACGACGCCGACGCCGCTGAGGTGATGGCGACGATGACCCCTGTGCGCATGGAGCGCGGGGACGTTCTCTTCAACGAGGGCGACCAAGGTGATCGTCTCTATGTCATCACCGAAGGCAAGATCAAGCTCGGCCGCTCCTCCACGGACGGCCGGGAAAATCTGCTGGCGATCCTCGGCCCGTCCGAGATGCTGGGCGAACTCAGTCTCTTCGACCCCGGCCCGCGCACGGCATCGGCGACCGCCGTGGCGGAGACGCAGCTGATCGGTCTGGGTCACGAACAGCTGGTGACACTGCTCGGCAGCCACCCCCGCATCGCCGGCACGTTGTTGGCCGCACTGGCCCGACGCCTGCGCCGCACCAACGAGAACCTCGCCGACCTCGTCTTCACCGACGTCCCCGGGCGCGTCGCCAAGGCCCTGCTCGAGTTGAGCCAGCGATTCGGTCGCCCCGTCGAGGAGGGTGTCATGGTCGCCCACGACCTCACCCAGGAGGAGCTCGCCCAGCTCGTCGGTGCCTCCCGCGAGACGGTCAACAAGGCCCTCGCCGATTTCGCGGGGCGTGGTTGGCTGCGCCTCGAGGCGCGAGCCGTGCTGCTCACCGACGTGGAGCGCCTCACCCGCCGCGCGCGCTGA
- a CDS encoding MBL fold metallo-hydrolase: protein MSPAVAPEPSAPFGEWRGGQVTPHAHCLLQGNPGPMTLDGTNTWVLMSPGGTDAIVIDPGEDEAAHQQRVVDHVAARGARVGRIVLTHGHHDHSEGAPRLARLTGAPVQAVGRGHDDLSDGDVLRVGDLEVRVVSTPGHTADSISFALPSDHALLTGDTVLGRGTTVVAHPDGELAAYLDSLERIKALTGGGEVASILPGHGPTVPDAATMVDFYRTHRRERLDQVRAALAGGAETADDVVATVYAAVDRSVWPAAKMSVLAQMAYLQH from the coding sequence GTGAGTCCCGCCGTCGCACCCGAGCCCTCCGCCCCCTTCGGGGAGTGGAGGGGCGGTCAGGTCACCCCGCACGCCCACTGCCTCCTGCAGGGCAACCCCGGCCCCATGACGCTCGACGGAACCAACACATGGGTGCTGATGTCGCCCGGTGGGACCGATGCGATCGTCATCGATCCGGGGGAGGACGAGGCCGCCCACCAGCAGCGCGTCGTCGACCACGTCGCAGCGCGCGGCGCGCGCGTTGGTCGGATCGTGCTCACACACGGCCACCACGACCACAGCGAGGGGGCGCCACGGTTGGCGCGGCTCACCGGGGCACCCGTTCAGGCCGTCGGCCGTGGGCACGACGACCTGTCCGACGGCGACGTCCTGCGGGTCGGTGACCTGGAGGTCCGCGTCGTGAGCACCCCCGGGCACACCGCCGACTCGATCTCCTTCGCGCTCCCGTCCGATCACGCTCTGCTGACCGGCGACACCGTGCTCGGGCGCGGCACCACCGTGGTCGCCCATCCCGACGGGGAGTTGGCCGCCTACCTCGACTCGCTCGAGCGCATCAAGGCGCTCACCGGCGGAGGAGAGGTCGCCTCCATCCTCCCCGGCCACGGACCGACGGTCCCGGACGCGGCGACGATGGTCGACTTCTACCGCACGCACCGGCGTGAGCGCCTCGACCAGGTCCGCGCGGCGCTGGCCGGTGGTGCGGAGACCGCCGACGACGTCGTGGCGACGGTCTACGCGGCCGTCGATCGGTCCGTGTGGCCCGCCGCGAAGATGTCCGTCCTCGCGCAGATGGCCTACCTCCAGCACTGA
- a CDS encoding NUDIX hydrolase, which translates to MAERDFLLDVDAQRTLAVAGSSRAPAEPVTPRLASTVMLLRDDEGPLEVFMLRRVAQMEFAASMHVFPGGGADQRDAQDELPWAGPAVEEWAELLGTDEAVARMLVAAAVREVFEETGVLLASPADAEDGLPHLDLDDARELRRALVAREIGFGQVLLDRQLVLRSDLLRYRAHWVTPVVEPRRYDTRFFVAAVPAGQDPDGDTSEADQSGWTRPQALLDAFADGEAMLMPPTIVCLEQLADVSTVRTALEQDLPIASVTPEFVISDAGPAMRASLP; encoded by the coding sequence ATGGCCGAGCGGGACTTCCTGCTCGACGTCGACGCCCAGCGAACGCTCGCGGTGGCGGGGAGCAGCCGCGCTCCCGCCGAGCCGGTCACGCCGCGGCTGGCGTCGACCGTGATGCTGCTGCGCGATGACGAGGGCCCGCTCGAGGTCTTTATGCTCCGCCGGGTCGCCCAGATGGAGTTCGCTGCGTCGATGCACGTCTTCCCCGGTGGCGGGGCCGACCAGCGCGACGCCCAGGACGAGCTGCCCTGGGCCGGGCCCGCGGTCGAGGAGTGGGCCGAACTGCTCGGCACCGACGAGGCCGTGGCGCGGATGCTCGTCGCCGCTGCCGTGCGCGAGGTCTTCGAGGAGACCGGCGTCCTGCTGGCCTCCCCGGCCGATGCGGAGGACGGGCTCCCACACCTCGACCTCGACGATGCGCGTGAGCTTCGCCGGGCCCTGGTGGCCCGTGAGATCGGATTCGGCCAGGTGCTGCTGGACCGTCAACTGGTCCTGCGCAGCGACCTGCTGCGCTACCGGGCGCACTGGGTCACGCCCGTCGTCGAGCCACGGCGTTACGACACCCGGTTCTTCGTCGCCGCCGTCCCTGCCGGACAGGACCCCGACGGTGACACCAGCGAGGCGGACCAGTCGGGCTGGACCCGACCGCAGGCGTTGCTCGACGCCTTCGCCGACGGGGAGGCCATGCTGATGCCCCCGACGATCGTCTGCCTCGAGCAACTCGCCGACGTGAGCACCGTGCGAACTGCTCTGGAGCAGGACCTGCCGATCGCGTCGGTGACGCCCGAGTTCGTCATCTCCGACGCGGGACCGGCCATGCGGGCGAGCCTGCCGTGA
- a CDS encoding RidA family protein — translation MGRIDDRLAELSITLAEPAAPAGAYVPALVDGNHVLTSGQLPMVDGQLPEAGHVGGEVTPDRAKELARTCAINALAAIKSAVGDLDRVEQVTKVVGFVSSAPDFTGQPGVINGASELLGEVFGDAGMHARSAVGVAALPLGSPVEVEVTVRLRD, via the coding sequence ATGGGACGCATCGACGACCGTCTGGCGGAGCTGTCGATCACGCTCGCCGAGCCGGCCGCGCCCGCAGGTGCCTATGTGCCGGCTCTCGTGGACGGCAACCATGTCCTCACGTCGGGACAGCTGCCGATGGTCGACGGGCAGCTGCCCGAGGCCGGACACGTCGGAGGCGAGGTCACTCCGGACCGGGCCAAGGAGCTCGCGAGGACGTGCGCGATCAACGCACTCGCAGCGATCAAGTCAGCCGTCGGCGACCTCGACCGCGTCGAGCAGGTCACCAAGGTCGTCGGTTTCGTGTCCAGCGCGCCCGATTTCACGGGGCAGCCCGGTGTCATCAACGGCGCGAGCGAGTTGCTCGGCGAGGTCTTCGGCGACGCCGGCATGCATGCTCGCTCGGCCGTCGGGGTGGCGGCCCTGCCGCTCGGCTCCCCGGTCGAGGTCGAGGTGACCGTGAGGTTGCGCGACTGA
- a CDS encoding DUF4177 domain-containing protein — MTQWEYATVPLIVHATKQILDQWGEDGWELVQVVPGPDGTNLVAYLKRPKSA; from the coding sequence ATGACCCAGTGGGAGTATGCAACCGTGCCGCTCATCGTCCATGCGACCAAGCAGATCCTCGACCAGTGGGGTGAGGACGGGTGGGAGCTCGTCCAGGTCGTCCCCGGCCCGGACGGGACCAACTTGGTGGCCTACCTCAAGCGCCCCAAGAGCGCCTGA
- a CDS encoding ArsA-related P-loop ATPase has translation MDYPSDPRVRLHVVTGKGGTGKTTVAAAMALALTARGQRVLLAEVEGRQGISQVLDVAPLGSSERSIVGDPSGGELFGLSVDAKSALLEYLQKFYKLGRAGAALEKVGAVDFATTIAPGVRDVLLIGKVYEAVGRQTRGARKRPVYDAVVLDAPPTGRIGRFLAVNEEVSEVARMGPIHKQAESITRVLQSPTTSVHVVTLLEEMSVQETRDAIVELGDLSLRVGSVIANGVRRPLVADEHAAAVAEKTPEVRDAVTEALGALDIKAGPAMVSGLLHEGSDHVLRARLQVEQRQVLADLPVPVRSLPHVADGVESGGLRLLSETLAEQGGV, from the coding sequence GTGGACTACCCCTCGGACCCCCGCGTGCGACTGCACGTCGTGACCGGCAAGGGCGGGACGGGCAAGACGACCGTCGCCGCCGCGATGGCACTGGCTCTGACCGCTCGGGGTCAGCGGGTACTGCTCGCCGAGGTCGAAGGCCGCCAGGGCATCTCCCAGGTGCTCGACGTGGCTCCCCTCGGGTCGAGCGAGCGGAGCATCGTCGGGGACCCGTCCGGCGGGGAGCTCTTCGGGCTGTCCGTGGACGCCAAGAGCGCGCTCCTGGAGTACCTGCAGAAGTTCTACAAGCTGGGTCGCGCCGGGGCAGCCCTGGAGAAGGTCGGTGCGGTGGACTTCGCCACGACGATCGCGCCGGGTGTGCGGGACGTGCTGCTCATCGGCAAGGTCTACGAGGCCGTCGGCCGGCAGACGAGGGGGGCGCGCAAGCGTCCCGTGTACGACGCCGTGGTCCTCGACGCCCCACCCACCGGACGGATCGGCCGGTTCCTCGCCGTCAACGAGGAGGTCTCGGAAGTGGCCCGGATGGGCCCGATCCACAAGCAGGCCGAGTCGATCACCCGAGTGCTGCAGAGCCCGACCACGTCGGTGCACGTCGTGACGCTCCTGGAGGAGATGTCGGTCCAGGAGACGCGGGACGCCATCGTCGAGCTCGGCGACCTGTCCTTGCGGGTGGGCTCGGTCATCGCCAACGGAGTCCGTCGGCCGCTCGTCGCGGACGAGCACGCCGCAGCAGTGGCCGAGAAGACACCGGAGGTGCGCGACGCCGTCACCGAGGCCCTCGGCGCGCTCGACATCAAGGCCGGACCGGCCATGGTCTCGGGCCTGCTCCACGAGGGCAGCGACCACGTGCTGCGGGCCCGGCTGCAGGTCGAGCAGCGGCAGGTGCTGGCCGACCTGCCGGTACCCGTGCGCTCGCTGCCGCACGTGGCCGACGGCGTGGAGTCGGGGGGGCTGCGGCTCCTGTCCGAGACGCTCGCCGAGCAGGGTGGCGTGTGA
- a CDS encoding ArsA family ATPase yields MAARTETDLDLDPVISDPARRIIVCCGSGGVGKTTTAAALAVRAAEQGRRVVVLTIDPARRLAQSLGLDELDNTPRPVAGLDTSGGGSLDAMMLDMKRTFDEVVEAHATPEKAAQILANPFYIAVSSSFAGTQEYMAMEKLGQLRGQIADGSRDWDLIIVDTPPSRSALDFLDAPKRLGSFLDGRFIRLLTAPAKVGGRASLRVFGAGVSLASGIMAKLLGGDMLRDVQTFVAAMDTMFGGFRQRADQTYALLADPETAFLVVAAPQRDAMREAGFFIERLASEQMPLAGLLVNRVRVTAAKQLSAGRAEEAADRLEALGGHALAVSLLRVHTEAAESAARHRAIITRFRTSHPGVPVGTVPAHPVDIHDLTGLREIGTALAGRP; encoded by the coding sequence ATGGCCGCACGTACGGAGACCGACCTCGACCTCGACCCGGTCATCTCGGACCCCGCTCGTCGGATCATCGTGTGCTGCGGCTCCGGTGGCGTCGGCAAGACCACGACCGCTGCCGCGCTCGCCGTGCGCGCCGCGGAGCAGGGCCGTCGAGTCGTCGTGCTGACCATCGACCCGGCCCGACGGCTGGCCCAGTCCCTCGGACTCGACGAGCTGGACAACACGCCACGTCCGGTGGCCGGTCTGGACACCTCGGGTGGTGGCTCGCTGGACGCGATGATGCTCGACATGAAGCGGACCTTCGACGAGGTGGTCGAAGCCCATGCCACACCGGAAAAGGCCGCCCAGATCCTGGCCAACCCCTTCTACATCGCGGTATCCAGCTCATTCGCCGGGACGCAGGAGTACATGGCGATGGAGAAGCTGGGGCAGTTGCGCGGTCAGATCGCTGACGGTTCACGTGATTGGGACCTGATCATCGTCGACACCCCGCCGTCACGGTCGGCCCTGGACTTCCTCGACGCACCCAAGCGCCTGGGGTCCTTCCTCGACGGACGCTTCATCCGACTGCTCACGGCGCCGGCAAAGGTGGGCGGCCGCGCCTCCCTTCGCGTCTTCGGTGCCGGCGTCTCGTTGGCGAGCGGCATCATGGCGAAGCTGCTCGGCGGGGACATGCTGCGCGACGTCCAGACCTTCGTCGCCGCCATGGACACCATGTTCGGAGGCTTCCGCCAGCGGGCGGACCAGACGTACGCGCTGCTTGCCGACCCGGAGACGGCGTTCCTCGTCGTCGCCGCGCCGCAGCGCGACGCGATGCGCGAGGCCGGCTTCTTCATCGAGCGGTTGGCCAGCGAGCAGATGCCATTGGCCGGTCTCCTGGTCAACCGGGTGCGCGTCACCGCCGCCAAGCAGCTCAGTGCCGGGCGCGCCGAGGAGGCCGCCGACCGCCTCGAGGCACTCGGGGGCCACGCGCTCGCCGTCTCGCTGCTGCGGGTGCACACCGAGGCCGCCGAGAGCGCCGCTCGCCACCGGGCGATCATCACCCGGTTCCGTACCTCCCAC